In Variovorax paradoxus, a single genomic region encodes these proteins:
- the bioF gene encoding 8-amino-7-oxononanoate synthase, translated as MSRLLDRLQGEIDALDAQSLRRRRQIAETACAPRQTLTLHGAAAPRTMLGFSSNDYLGLAAHPALAAAWAEGAALYGTGSGGSHLILGHSRAHAQLEERLADWMAPFIPDARSLFFCTGYMANLAVLSALGGAEAAIFSEALNHASLIDGARLAKARVERYAHRDVAALDAQLGACDAPVKLIVSDAVFSMDGCIAPVAELLALAERHDAWLVLDDAHGFGVLGATGRGVLEAMGLRSERLVLVGTLGKAAGVAGAFVAAHQTVVDYLVQRARPYIFTTAAPPAVAHALLASLSLIEGEEGDERRIRLRARIAQLRQGLAGVLPPDGSAWLPDSSTAIQPLIVGDNARAMRTMALLDAQGLRVGAIRPPTVPAGTARLRIALSASHSEADVARLVDALGQSLAWQQPCKEAA; from the coding sequence ATGTCGCGCTTGCTTGACCGCCTGCAGGGCGAGATCGACGCGCTCGACGCGCAATCGCTGCGCCGCCGCCGCCAGATCGCCGAGACCGCCTGCGCTCCCCGGCAGACGCTGACCCTGCACGGCGCCGCCGCGCCGCGCACCATGCTCGGCTTCAGCAGCAACGACTACTTGGGCCTGGCCGCGCACCCTGCCTTGGCGGCGGCCTGGGCTGAAGGCGCGGCGCTCTACGGCACGGGCAGCGGCGGTTCGCACCTGATCCTGGGCCATTCGCGCGCGCATGCGCAGCTCGAAGAACGGCTCGCGGACTGGATGGCGCCGTTCATTCCAGATGCGCGCAGCCTGTTCTTCTGCACCGGCTATATGGCCAACCTGGCGGTGCTGTCGGCGCTGGGCGGCGCCGAGGCGGCGATTTTCTCGGAGGCACTCAACCACGCCTCGCTGATCGACGGCGCACGGTTGGCCAAGGCCCGTGTCGAACGCTATGCGCACCGGGACGTGGCTGCGCTCGACGCACAGCTCGGTGCCTGCGATGCGCCGGTCAAGCTCATCGTGAGCGATGCGGTGTTCAGCATGGACGGATGCATAGCGCCGGTGGCCGAACTGCTGGCGCTGGCCGAGCGGCACGACGCCTGGCTGGTGCTGGACGACGCACACGGCTTCGGCGTTCTGGGCGCCACGGGGCGCGGCGTGCTCGAAGCCATGGGGCTGCGTTCCGAGCGGCTGGTGCTGGTGGGCACGCTGGGCAAGGCGGCGGGCGTGGCGGGCGCTTTCGTGGCGGCGCACCAAACCGTCGTCGACTATCTGGTGCAGCGCGCGCGGCCCTACATCTTCACCACGGCCGCGCCGCCGGCCGTTGCGCATGCCTTGCTCGCGAGCCTGTCGCTGATCGAAGGCGAGGAGGGCGACGAACGGCGCATCCGGCTGCGGGCACGCATTGCCCAACTGCGACAAGGCTTGGCCGGTGTGCTTCCCCCGGACGGCAGCGCGTGGCTGCCCGATTCGTCCACCGCCATCCAGCCGCTGATCGTCGGAGACAACGCACGTGCGATGCGGACGATGGCGCTGCTCGACGCACAAGGCCTGCGCGTCGGTGCGATCCGTCCGCCGACCGTGCCCGCGGGCACCGCGCGGCTGCGCATCGCGCTGTCGGCCAGCCATTCGGAGGCGGACGTGGCGCGGCTGGTCGACGCGCTGGGGCAATCGCTCGCATGGCAACAGCCCTGCAAGGAGGCCGCATGA
- the bioD gene encoding dethiobiotin synthase — translation MTPRRWFVTGTDTGIGKTLVSSAMLSVLAASGLRAVGMKPVAAGLEQIDGEWCNEDVTRLHEAGNVDAPLALRCPYLLRAPMSPHLAAREEGMRIALQPLLSAFEQLSARADAVVVEGVGGFCVPFGDDLDSADLAVALGLPVILVVGVRLGCLNHALLTAEAIRARGLVLAGWVASMIDPLMLAPQANLQTLRARLGAPLLGIVPHLEHANAAQAARHIDLRALRATAAHAARLAALQAPEVSAALA, via the coding sequence ATGACGCCGCGCCGCTGGTTCGTCACCGGCACCGACACCGGCATCGGCAAGACGCTGGTCAGCAGCGCCATGCTGAGCGTGCTTGCCGCCTCGGGCCTGCGCGCCGTCGGCATGAAGCCGGTGGCGGCCGGTCTCGAACAGATCGACGGCGAATGGTGCAACGAAGACGTCACACGCCTGCACGAGGCCGGCAACGTCGATGCGCCGCTCGCGCTGCGTTGCCCGTACCTGCTGCGCGCGCCGATGTCGCCGCACCTCGCCGCCAGGGAGGAGGGCATGCGCATCGCGCTGCAGCCGCTGCTGTCGGCCTTCGAGCAACTGTCGGCGCGTGCCGATGCGGTGGTGGTCGAGGGCGTGGGCGGCTTCTGCGTGCCCTTCGGCGACGACCTGGACAGCGCCGATCTCGCCGTGGCGCTGGGCTTGCCGGTGATTCTCGTGGTCGGTGTGCGGCTGGGCTGCCTCAACCATGCGCTGCTGACCGCCGAGGCGATCCGCGCCCGTGGTTTGGTGCTCGCGGGCTGGGTGGCCAGCATGATCGACCCGCTGATGCTGGCGCCGCAGGCCAACCTGCAAACGCTGCGCGCCCGCCTGGGCGCGCCCCTGCTGGGCATCGTGCCGCACCTGGAGCATGCGAATGCCGCGCAGGCGGCCCGGCACATCGACCTGCGCGCCCTGCGCGCGACGGCGGCCCACGCCGCGCGCCTCGCTGCCCTGCAGGCGCCGGAAGTTTCAGCCGCGCTGGCCTGA
- a CDS encoding aldo/keto reductase gives MQYRKFGRTGLLVSELCLGTMTFGGSSGIWGQIGNLQQAEAEGLIGRALDAGINFIDTADVYSEGMSEVMTGQALKNLKVPRDSFVLATKVLGETGSKGVNSAGASRFHIMDGVKASLKRLQLDHIDLYQIHGFDPVTPIEETVHALDNLVRHGHVRYVGVSNWAAWQIAKALGIAERDRLARFESLQAYYTIAGRDLERELAPMLRSENVGLMVWSPLAGGLLSGKFGRDIEAEQGSRRATFDFPPVNVDRAYDCIDAMRKLADARKVSVAQIALAWLLHQQVVTSVIIGAKRAEQLDDNIAATAIKLTPEELATLDKVSALPAEYPGWMLERQGGARAKRLAESGQRG, from the coding sequence ATGCAATACCGCAAATTCGGCCGTACCGGCCTCCTGGTTTCGGAACTGTGCCTGGGCACCATGACCTTCGGCGGCTCCTCCGGCATCTGGGGCCAGATCGGCAACCTGCAGCAGGCCGAGGCCGAAGGGCTGATCGGCCGCGCGCTGGACGCCGGCATCAACTTCATCGACACGGCCGACGTGTACTCCGAAGGCATGTCCGAGGTCATGACCGGGCAGGCCCTGAAGAACCTCAAGGTGCCGCGCGACAGCTTCGTGCTGGCGACCAAGGTGCTGGGCGAGACCGGCAGCAAGGGCGTCAACTCCGCCGGCGCCTCGCGTTTTCACATCATGGACGGCGTGAAGGCCAGCCTGAAGCGGCTGCAGCTGGACCACATCGACCTGTACCAGATCCACGGCTTCGACCCGGTCACGCCCATCGAGGAAACGGTGCATGCGCTCGACAACCTCGTGCGCCACGGCCATGTGCGCTACGTGGGCGTGTCGAACTGGGCCGCCTGGCAGATCGCCAAGGCGCTGGGCATCGCCGAGCGCGACCGGCTGGCGCGTTTCGAGTCGCTGCAGGCGTACTACACCATCGCCGGGCGCGACCTGGAACGCGAACTGGCGCCGATGCTGCGCAGCGAAAACGTCGGCCTGATGGTCTGGAGTCCGCTGGCGGGCGGCCTGCTGAGCGGCAAGTTCGGCCGCGACATCGAGGCCGAGCAAGGCAGCCGCCGCGCCACCTTCGACTTTCCGCCCGTCAACGTCGACCGCGCCTACGACTGCATCGACGCGATGCGCAAGCTGGCCGATGCCCGCAAGGTGTCGGTTGCGCAGATCGCGCTGGCATGGCTGCTGCACCAGCAGGTGGTGACCAGCGTGATCATCGGCGCCAAGCGCGCCGAGCAGCTCGACGACAACATCGCCGCCACCGCCATCAAGCTGACGCCGGAAGAGCTGGCCACGCTGGACAAGGTGAGCGCGCTGCCCGCCGAATACCCCGGCTGGATGCTCGAGCGCCAGGGCGGCGCGCGGGCCAAGCGCCTGGCGGAATCAGGCCAGCGCGGCTGA
- a CDS encoding AraC family transcriptional regulator, whose protein sequence is MSEATSEITAAVGQPAQPMPLEPEIDDARKELVSLLKHIMGGQDGTVITAVPGLHVFCISKPEGPKHAFASPALGLIAQGSKRIIVGDDIYVYDPMHYLVTSVDLPVCGQVRVASNNEPYLGLRLELALDDIGELIRDDKLPAKANAPASRGMYVNRIAMPVLEPVLRLLRLLDTPEDVPIMAPLIKREIMYRLLVNGEGARLRQIALQDSHTQRIAKAISALRVNYAQSLRVEDMARAVHMSVSSFHHHFKAVTAMSPLQYQKQLRLQEARRQMLIAGADVASAAHNVGYESPSQFAREYGRMFGAPPLRDKRRWLGEAGNDAIAAASMEAA, encoded by the coding sequence ATGTCCGAAGCAACATCCGAAATCACCGCCGCGGTCGGCCAGCCGGCCCAGCCGATGCCGCTCGAACCCGAGATCGACGACGCCCGCAAGGAGCTGGTGTCGCTGCTCAAGCACATCATGGGCGGGCAGGACGGCACCGTCATCACCGCCGTGCCCGGCCTGCACGTGTTCTGCATCAGCAAGCCCGAAGGCCCCAAGCACGCCTTCGCGTCCCCGGCGCTGGGGCTGATCGCGCAGGGTTCCAAGCGCATCATCGTGGGCGACGACATCTACGTGTACGACCCCATGCACTACCTGGTGACCTCGGTCGACCTGCCGGTGTGCGGCCAGGTGCGCGTGGCCAGCAACAACGAGCCCTACCTGGGCCTGCGGCTGGAGCTGGCGCTCGACGACATCGGCGAGCTCATCCGCGACGATAAGCTGCCCGCCAAGGCCAACGCGCCGGCCTCGCGCGGCATGTACGTCAACCGCATCGCGATGCCCGTGCTGGAGCCGGTGCTGCGTCTGCTGCGCCTGCTGGACACGCCCGAAGACGTGCCGATCATGGCGCCGCTCATCAAGCGCGAGATCATGTACCGCCTGCTGGTGAACGGCGAGGGCGCGCGGCTGCGGCAGATCGCGCTGCAGGACAGCCACACCCAGCGCATTGCCAAGGCCATCAGCGCGCTGCGCGTGAACTATGCGCAGTCGCTGCGGGTGGAGGACATGGCGCGGGCGGTGCACATGAGCGTGTCGTCGTTCCATCACCACTTCAAGGCCGTCACCGCCATGAGCCCGCTGCAGTACCAGAAGCAGCTTCGGCTGCAGGAGGCACGCCGGCAGATGCTGATCGCCGGTGCCGACGTGGCTTCGGCCGCGCACAACGTGGGCTACGAAAGCCCGTCGCAGTTCGCGCGCGAATACGGCCGCATGTTCGGCGCGCCGCCGCTGCGCGACAAGCGCCGCTGGCTCGGCGAGGCGGGCAACGATGCCATCGCCGCCGCGTCGATGGAAGCGGCATGA
- a CDS encoding cation diffusion facilitator family transporter — protein sequence MAESKIAIYGAIGANVAIAVTKFVVAGITGSSAMLSEGIHSAVDTFNGVLLLVGLRLSKRPATVEHPFGHGKELYFWSLIVAVLIFGLGGGVSFFEGIQHIRNPEPMRDPTWNYVVLAAAALFEGTSFFIALKEFRAQARGQPFWQALDRSKDPTTYTVLAEDSAALAGLAVAALGIYFSHSLGMPELDGVASVVIGLLLAGVAVFLISQARGLLIGEGIRPETARAIRAIAMEQPGVEDVGHVLSMYIGADEVLVVVDVNFRDDTSTGDAADAVAAIERQVRARFPMIKRIFIEASDAPGQDKATQRQPGAF from the coding sequence ATGGCTGAATCGAAGATCGCGATCTACGGCGCCATCGGCGCCAACGTCGCGATCGCGGTCACCAAGTTCGTGGTGGCGGGCATCACCGGCAGCTCGGCCATGCTGTCGGAAGGCATCCACTCGGCCGTCGACACCTTCAACGGCGTCCTGCTGCTGGTGGGGCTGCGGCTGAGCAAGCGGCCCGCCACGGTGGAGCATCCGTTCGGGCACGGCAAGGAGCTGTACTTCTGGAGCCTGATCGTCGCGGTGCTGATCTTCGGGCTGGGCGGCGGCGTGTCGTTCTTCGAGGGCATCCAGCACATCCGCAACCCCGAGCCGATGCGCGATCCGACCTGGAACTACGTGGTGCTCGCGGCCGCGGCGCTGTTCGAGGGCACGAGCTTCTTCATCGCGCTGAAGGAGTTTCGCGCGCAGGCACGCGGGCAGCCCTTCTGGCAGGCGCTCGACCGCAGCAAGGACCCGACCACCTACACCGTGCTGGCCGAAGACTCGGCCGCGCTGGCGGGGCTGGCCGTGGCCGCGCTGGGCATCTACTTCAGCCATTCGCTGGGCATGCCCGAGCTCGACGGCGTGGCCTCGGTGGTCATCGGCCTGCTGCTGGCGGGCGTGGCCGTGTTTCTCATCAGCCAGGCGCGCGGGTTGCTGATCGGAGAAGGCATCCGGCCCGAGACGGCACGCGCCATACGCGCCATTGCCATGGAGCAGCCGGGCGTGGAAGACGTGGGCCATGTGCTGTCGATGTACATCGGGGCCGACGAGGTACTGGTGGTGGTCGACGTGAACTTCCGCGACGACACGTCCACCGGCGACGCGGCCGATGCCGTCGCGGCCATCGAGAGGCAGGTGCGCGCGCGCTTCCCGATGATCAAGCGCATCTTCATCGAGGCCAGCGACGCGCCGGGGCAGGACAAGGCAACGCAAAGGCAGCCGGGCGCCTTCTAG
- a CDS encoding SAM-dependent methyltransferase, whose amino-acid sequence MLWEKKLAQWSAGVRARANLPARLTLWDGQSFDFGTFSGPSVTLHVKSPAALSLMLQPTLDNLGEAYVKSKIDIEGKLSDVIDIAYGLAKTSIDKPGGALQNMARYFTHTKSSDKKSIQYHYDVSNAFYQLWLDPNMVYSCAYFENGDEDLATAQLKKIDHILTKIELKPGQTLLDIGCGWGALVIRAAQKFGARCVGVTLSQNQFDLATERVKAAGLEDRIEIRLQDYRDVTGQFDRITSVGMFEHVGRKNLPAYFKRVQELLAEDGVVMNHGITSSDPEGGGVSYGGGDFIDRYVFPNGELPHISLALQAMQQGGLEAFDVENLRRHYAQTLRCWSDAYEANAAKAHELVDEEKFRIWRIYLAGCAYAFENDDVAIYQIVGRKAGRAARTLPWSRRYIYDNTSALSAGS is encoded by the coding sequence ATGCTTTGGGAAAAGAAGCTGGCGCAGTGGAGCGCCGGTGTCCGCGCACGCGCCAACCTGCCAGCGCGGCTCACCTTGTGGGACGGACAGTCCTTTGACTTCGGCACCTTCAGCGGGCCCTCGGTCACGCTGCATGTCAAGTCGCCCGCGGCGCTGTCGCTGATGCTGCAGCCCACGCTCGACAACCTGGGCGAGGCCTACGTCAAGAGCAAGATCGACATCGAGGGCAAGCTCAGCGACGTCATCGACATCGCCTACGGCCTGGCCAAGACCTCGATCGACAAGCCCGGCGGCGCGCTGCAGAACATGGCGCGCTACTTCACGCACACCAAGTCGTCGGACAAGAAGTCGATCCAGTACCACTACGACGTGTCGAACGCCTTCTACCAGCTGTGGCTCGACCCGAACATGGTGTATTCGTGCGCCTACTTCGAGAACGGCGACGAAGACCTCGCGACCGCGCAGCTCAAGAAGATCGACCACATCCTCACCAAGATCGAACTGAAGCCGGGCCAGACGCTGCTGGACATCGGCTGCGGCTGGGGCGCGCTGGTGATCCGCGCGGCGCAGAAGTTCGGCGCGCGTTGCGTGGGCGTGACGCTCTCGCAGAACCAGTTCGACCTGGCCACCGAGCGCGTGAAGGCCGCCGGCCTGGAAGACCGCATCGAGATCCGCCTGCAGGACTACCGCGACGTGACCGGCCAGTTCGACCGCATCACCAGCGTCGGCATGTTCGAGCACGTGGGTCGCAAGAACCTGCCGGCGTACTTCAAGCGCGTGCAGGAGCTGCTGGCCGAAGACGGCGTGGTCATGAACCACGGCATCACTTCGTCGGACCCCGAGGGCGGCGGTGTGTCTTATGGCGGCGGCGACTTCATCGACCGCTACGTGTTCCCGAACGGCGAGCTGCCGCACATCAGCCTGGCGCTGCAGGCCATGCAGCAGGGCGGGCTCGAGGCCTTCGACGTGGAGAACCTGCGCCGCCACTATGCGCAGACGCTGCGCTGCTGGAGCGACGCCTACGAGGCCAATGCCGCGAAGGCGCACGAACTGGTCGATGAAGAGAAATTCCGCATCTGGCGCATCTACCTGGCGGGCTGTGCCTATGCCTTCGAGAACGACGACGTGGCCATCTACCAGATCGTCGGGCGCAAGGCGGGCAGGGCGGCCAGGACACTGCCCTGGTCGCGGCGCTACATCTACGACAACACCTCGGCGCTGAGCGCCGGGAGCTGA
- a CDS encoding RidA family protein gives MTRRDVVFPPGRQALYEKNRYSPAVRANGFLFVSGQVGSREDGSPEPELEAQVHRAFGNLNAILAAAGCTFDDVVDVTVFIVDPEKNFEKIWKLVPQYWGEAPHPTLTGIGVTWLYGFQFEIKVIAKLPEPSGS, from the coding sequence ATGACTCGACGCGACGTCGTTTTTCCGCCCGGGCGCCAAGCGCTCTATGAAAAGAACCGCTATTCGCCGGCGGTGCGCGCCAACGGTTTCCTGTTTGTCTCCGGGCAGGTGGGCAGCCGCGAGGACGGCTCGCCCGAGCCGGAGCTCGAAGCGCAGGTGCACCGCGCCTTCGGCAACCTGAACGCGATCCTGGCGGCCGCGGGCTGCACTTTCGACGACGTGGTCGACGTGACCGTCTTCATCGTCGACCCCGAAAAGAACTTCGAGAAAATCTGGAAGCTGGTGCCCCAGTACTGGGGCGAGGCGCCGCACCCCACGCTGACCGGCATCGGCGTGACCTGGCTCTACGGCTTCCAGTTCGAGATCAAGGTCATCGCCAAGCTGCCGGAGCCCTCCGGCAGCTGA
- a CDS encoding LysR family transcriptional regulator, with protein MDRFDAMQAFARVVEAGSFTKAADTLHMSKTTVTQLVQQLEARLRVKLLNRTTRKVNVTADGAAYYERVVRLLADMDDAETSLSGASASPRGRLRVDVPSPLARMILVPALPAFHARHPDIQLDMGVSDRVVDVIGENVDCVVRGGELTDQSLMARRVGDLQLGVYAAPSYLALAGTPAHPRELEDTHHRIVGFLWSRNGKTFPYAIWREEGDERIEVQGRYVLSVDDGNAYLAAGLAGLGVLWLPDYMARPHLASGELVPLFQDWRLDPMPLYLAFPPNRHVSAKLRVFIDWVAELMALHAPVMRPRELEQQTGARAVYSIHRS; from the coding sequence ATGGACCGTTTCGATGCGATGCAGGCCTTTGCCCGCGTCGTGGAAGCAGGCAGCTTCACCAAGGCGGCCGACACGCTGCACATGAGCAAGACCACCGTGACGCAGCTGGTGCAGCAGCTCGAAGCCCGGTTGCGCGTGAAGCTGCTCAACCGCACCACGCGCAAGGTGAACGTCACGGCCGACGGCGCGGCCTATTACGAGCGCGTGGTGCGCCTGCTGGCCGACATGGACGACGCCGAAACCAGCCTGTCGGGCGCCTCGGCGTCGCCAAGGGGCCGGCTGCGGGTGGACGTGCCCAGCCCGCTGGCGCGGATGATCCTGGTGCCGGCGCTGCCGGCCTTCCACGCGCGCCATCCCGACATCCAGCTCGACATGGGCGTGAGCGACCGGGTGGTGGACGTGATCGGCGAGAACGTGGACTGCGTCGTGCGCGGCGGCGAGCTGACGGACCAATCGCTGATGGCGCGCCGCGTGGGCGACCTGCAGCTAGGCGTCTACGCAGCGCCGTCCTACCTGGCGCTTGCCGGCACGCCGGCTCATCCGCGCGAGCTGGAAGACACGCATCACCGCATCGTGGGCTTCCTGTGGTCGCGCAACGGCAAGACCTTCCCGTATGCGATATGGCGTGAAGAAGGCGACGAACGCATCGAAGTGCAGGGCCGCTACGTGCTTTCGGTCGACGACGGCAACGCCTACCTGGCGGCCGGTCTTGCGGGGCTGGGCGTGCTGTGGCTGCCGGACTACATGGCAAGGCCCCACCTGGCGAGCGGCGAGCTCGTGCCGCTGTTCCAGGACTGGCGGCTCGACCCGATGCCGCTGTACCTGGCGTTTCCGCCCAACCGGCATGTCAGCGCCAAGCTGCGCGTTTTCATCGACTGGGTGGCCGAGCTGATGGCGCTGCATGCGCCCGTGATGCGGCCCCGAGAGCTTGAGCAGCAGACAGGGGCTCGCGCCGTCTATAGCATCCACCGCTCATGA
- a CDS encoding MFS transporter encodes MTSTARTTRRPLVIASIMASMAMVAIEATIVSTVMPQIASELGGLHLYSWVFASFLLAQTAMTVVFGKLSDLYGRKPIMFVGIAIFVLGSVLAGFAWSMPAMICFRLIQGIGAGAIQPVSLTIVGDLYPARERGKVQGYLASVWAVSAVVGPMIGALIVQKLSWAWIFWVNVPIGLAAAAGFWLYLHEAPSVRRSSIDIAGAVLFTIGIAALMIALTDFGIGDTGSAALWTAVFAVTLVLFVMQERRAADPMVSLKLWGARIIATVNGAAMLGGMVLIGITTFLPMYVQVVLQRSSVTAGLTLTMVMLGWPIGATLTSRTFHRIGLWRMVLIGGALIPVGTAAFALLSAGSTPLLAAVGSFIMGLGMGVMSLASLILIQEAVDVAQRGVATASNVFSRNLGSALGATFFGAVFNFGLTRGDGAMAFTDDQLRLLLQGSHGTAATDAGIRLALGGSLHLTFVTMLVVSLGVVALALLLPKEGLESHAIGAGKPAPK; translated from the coding sequence ATGACATCCACAGCAAGAACAACAAGACGCCCCCTGGTCATCGCGTCGATCATGGCTTCCATGGCCATGGTGGCCATCGAAGCGACCATCGTTTCCACCGTGATGCCGCAGATCGCCTCGGAGCTTGGCGGCCTGCACCTGTACAGCTGGGTGTTCGCATCCTTCCTGCTGGCGCAGACCGCGATGACCGTGGTGTTCGGCAAGCTCTCCGACCTGTACGGCCGCAAGCCGATCATGTTCGTGGGCATCGCGATCTTCGTCCTGGGCTCGGTGCTGGCGGGCTTCGCGTGGTCGATGCCGGCCATGATCTGCTTCCGGCTGATCCAGGGCATTGGTGCGGGCGCCATCCAGCCTGTGTCGCTCACCATCGTGGGCGACCTGTACCCGGCGCGCGAGCGCGGCAAGGTGCAGGGCTACCTGGCCAGCGTATGGGCGGTATCGGCGGTGGTGGGGCCGATGATCGGCGCGCTCATCGTGCAGAAGCTGTCGTGGGCGTGGATCTTCTGGGTCAACGTGCCCATCGGCCTGGCTGCCGCGGCCGGCTTCTGGCTCTACCTGCACGAGGCGCCGAGCGTGCGTCGCTCGTCCATCGACATCGCCGGTGCGGTGCTGTTCACCATCGGCATCGCGGCGCTGATGATCGCGCTGACCGACTTCGGCATCGGCGACACCGGCAGCGCGGCGTTGTGGACGGCGGTGTTCGCCGTCACGCTGGTGCTGTTCGTGATGCAGGAGCGCCGCGCCGCCGACCCGATGGTGTCGCTCAAGCTGTGGGGCGCGCGCATCATCGCCACGGTGAACGGCGCGGCCATGCTCGGCGGCATGGTGCTGATCGGCATCACCACCTTCCTGCCGATGTACGTGCAAGTGGTGCTGCAGCGCTCGTCCGTCACGGCCGGGCTCACGCTCACCATGGTGATGCTGGGCTGGCCCATCGGCGCGACGCTGACCTCGCGCACCTTCCACCGCATCGGCCTGTGGCGCATGGTGCTGATCGGCGGGGCACTCATTCCGGTCGGCACTGCCGCCTTCGCGCTGCTGTCGGCGGGCAGCACGCCGCTGCTGGCGGCGGTGGGCTCTTTCATCATGGGCCTGGGCATGGGCGTGATGAGCCTGGCCTCGCTCATCCTCATCCAGGAGGCGGTGGACGTGGCGCAGCGCGGCGTGGCCACGGCGTCGAACGTGTTCTCTCGCAACCTCGGCAGCGCGCTGGGCGCGACCTTCTTCGGCGCGGTCTTCAACTTCGGCCTCACGCGCGGCGATGGCGCCATGGCCTTCACCGACGACCAGTTGCGCCTGCTGCTGCAAGGCTCGCATGGCACGGCCGCCACCGATGCCGGCATCCGCCTGGCGCTGGGCGGCTCGCTGCACCTGACCTTCGTGACCATGCTGGTGGTGAGCCTGGGCGTGGTCGCGCTGGCCTTGCTGCTGCCGAAGGAAGGGCTGGAGAGCCACGCGATAGGGGCCGGCAAGCCGGCCCCGAAGTAA
- a CDS encoding GNAT family N-acetyltransferase, protein MNITFSTPTDEELRSGELGRKLRHFNYGFVGEYPEQQYVRINARDESGKLVGGLRAYVFLYWLDIDVLFVEEDMRGTGLGSRLLADAERQGMALGAKNAKLSTFEWQARGFYLKHGYEDYARIDDYAPGYYLQLMRKPLMAAPG, encoded by the coding sequence ATGAACATCACGTTTTCGACACCCACCGACGAAGAGCTCCGCTCGGGCGAACTCGGCCGCAAGCTGCGCCATTTCAACTACGGCTTCGTCGGCGAGTACCCCGAGCAGCAGTACGTGCGCATCAACGCGCGGGACGAGTCCGGCAAGCTCGTCGGCGGGCTGCGCGCCTATGTGTTTCTGTATTGGCTCGACATCGACGTGCTGTTCGTCGAGGAAGACATGCGCGGCACCGGCCTGGGCAGCCGGCTGCTGGCCGACGCCGAGCGCCAGGGCATGGCGCTGGGCGCGAAGAACGCGAAGCTGAGCACCTTCGAGTGGCAGGCGCGCGGCTTCTACCTCAAGCATGGCTACGAGGACTACGCCCGCATCGACGACTACGCGCCGGGCTACTACCTGCAGCTCATGCGCAAGCCACTGATGGCCGCGCCCGGCTGA